In the genome of Phlebotomus papatasi isolate M1 chromosome 2, Ppap_2.1, whole genome shotgun sequence, one region contains:
- the LOC129800280 gene encoding uncharacterized protein LOC129800280 isoform X2: MIHVSPKLSPKISNPIYGHRVELEHSTHPSKTFVPSVGSDDTSNRESECSGERSPISPICSMTIGVPKTTLYDSLAAELRAKLNGKGPPILLPPRDYDTVHRSKGNLAATELRRCQNQSIVGGPDSGKQGVSSRGSSGIGSDLAPSPERQDIQISSDDDWTNDHQESIIIMQAPRRPAPDNLTPIGLSTQRPITTYLYPDEAPRNDQFVDNHNVLLKHRIIPLKAPAEERRRSDSSQSREDEVKPILTKNRHPYNESTRFREVFDQGKNYAVELKKNQFSEDEKDVLEKDEIERPVRRVSSTKTKEIDFKFRENLTDKQKYMAEKCRQNCHRGRLRSDQMDNMIEKMENVKYREEKPRYKLHLSEKSSNASREKSVEISKYGDFAAEDGIERNPYHELESQPYRESIEKMIKSPVMRYKSFDDSKYHLEIIPMEETWNDKKSYLSQKRYHEDVKMYQYAQEEFKPSRRDYVIEGKKVSPKERFYNAREKFKAMECGVHKPSRSYDVMASKRESLDPSSRHSLQHLRSSPILCKDDWSSDEDLSLQNISVPTYRDHEPPRMISRNLVKGYRHSYAEPRNPMPRTPCTSGRVGLAAVNHY; this comes from the exons ATGATTCATGTATCCCCTAAGCTGTCCCCGAAAATATCTAATCCGATATATGGCCACCGTGTTGAATTGGAACATTCTACACATCCTTCGAAAACTTTTGTGCCTTCGGTAGGCAGTGATGACACCAGCAATCGTGAATCTGAATGTAGTGGGGAGCGCTCACCCATCAGTCCCATATGTTCAATGACTATAGGAGTACCAAAGACAACACTTTATGATTCTTTGGCGGCAGAATTGCGTGCCAAATTGAACGGAAAAGGCCCTCCCATACTGCTTCCGCCACGTGATTACGACACTGTGCACCGTTCAAAGGGAAATCTAGCAGCCACTGAACTTCGGCGGTGTCAAAACCAGTCGATTGTAGGTGGACCAGATTCTGGAAAGCAGGGTGTGTCCTCGCGTGGGTCTTCTGGCATTGGATCAGATCTAGCACCCAGTCCTGAGCGTCAGGATATACAAATATCTAGTG ATGATGATTGGACCAATGATCATCAagaatcaattattattatgcAGGCACCACGGAGACCTGCCCCAGATAATCTGACACCCATCGGATTGTCGACTCAGAGACCAATAACCACATATTTGTATCCCGACGAAGCTCCACGTAATGATCAGTTTGTTGACAATCACAATGTACTTCTCAAGCACCGAATAATTCCTTTAAAAGCACCGGCTGAAGAGCGACGAAGGAGTGATTCTTCACAATCACGTGAAGACGAGGTAAAACCAATTCTAACAAAAAATCGCCATCCATACAATGAGTCAACTCGGTTTCGAGAGGTATTTGATCAAGGTAAAAATTATGCtgtagagttaaaaaaaaaccaattctCTGAAGATGAAAAGGATGTCTtagaaaaagatgaaattgaGAGACCAGTAAGAAGGGTGTCTTCTacaaaaacaaaggaaattgattttaaatttag agAGAACCtgacagacaaacaaaaatatatggCAGAAAAATGTCGACAAAATTGTCATCGAGGAAGATTACGATCTGATCAAATGGACAATATGATTGAGAAGatggaaaatgtaaaatatcGTGAAGAGAAGCCACGTTATAAATTGCATTTGTCAGAAAAATCCAGTAATGCGAGTCGGGAAAAATCAGTAGAAATATCCAAGTACGGGGACTTTGCTGCAGAAGATGGAATTGAGAGAAATCCCTATCATGAGCTAGAAAGTCAGCCTTACCGGGAATCAATTGAGAAGATGATAAAGTCTCCAGTAATGCGATACAAATCCTTTGATGATTCTAAGTATCATCTTGAGATTATTCCCATGGAAGAAACATGGAATGACAAGAAAAGTTATTTATCGCAGAAACGCTATCATGAGGATGTCAAAATGTATCAGTATGCTCAAGAAGAGTTTAAGCCGAGTCGACGTGATTATGTAATTGAAGGAAAGAAGGTGTCTCCAAAAGAGCGTTTTTACAATGCTAGAGAGAAATTCAAAGCTATGGAATGTGGAGTTCATAAGCCAAGTCGTTCATATGATGTAATGGCATCCAAAAGGGAATCGCTCGATCCTTCTTCGAGGCACTCCTTACAGCATCTAAGATCGAGTCCAATACTTTGTAAGGACGACTGGAGTTCAGATGAAGATCTTTCATTGCAGAACATTTCTGTGCCGACATATCGCGATCATGAGCCACCCCGTATGATATCAAGAAATCTAGTAAAGGGATATCGCCACAGCTATGCCGAACCACGAAATCCAATGCCTCGTACCCCTTGTACCAGTGGACGCGTTGGCCTAGCCGCTGTTAATCATTATTGA
- the LOC129800280 gene encoding uncharacterized protein LOC129800280 isoform X1: protein MALRLRKDVQKASYYVWFLGAQEAKGLRGQRILMSAIPRFIDTSREHDPLKITLQVSHKGLKIIQGSSKHFIPHSAITCSMQTDDLVACILLLYNPATRCPLHVHAYRCDSEGTAKALQQQLQILINRPENQKRFNELESRLGLPQMIHVSPKLSPKISNPIYGHRVELEHSTHPSKTFVPSVGSDDTSNRESECSGERSPISPICSMTIGVPKTTLYDSLAAELRAKLNGKGPPILLPPRDYDTVHRSKGNLAATELRRCQNQSIVGGPDSGKQGVSSRGSSGIGSDLAPSPERQDIQISSDDDWTNDHQESIIIMQAPRRPAPDNLTPIGLSTQRPITTYLYPDEAPRNDQFVDNHNVLLKHRIIPLKAPAEERRRSDSSQSREDEVKPILTKNRHPYNESTRFREVFDQGKNYAVELKKNQFSEDEKDVLEKDEIERPVRRVSSTKTKEIDFKFRENLTDKQKYMAEKCRQNCHRGRLRSDQMDNMIEKMENVKYREEKPRYKLHLSEKSSNASREKSVEISKYGDFAAEDGIERNPYHELESQPYRESIEKMIKSPVMRYKSFDDSKYHLEIIPMEETWNDKKSYLSQKRYHEDVKMYQYAQEEFKPSRRDYVIEGKKVSPKERFYNAREKFKAMECGVHKPSRSYDVMASKRESLDPSSRHSLQHLRSSPILCKDDWSSDEDLSLQNISVPTYRDHEPPRMISRNLVKGYRHSYAEPRNPMPRTPCTSGRVGLAAVNHY, encoded by the exons ATGGCTTTGAGACTAAGAAAAGATGTTCAGAAAGCTTCCTACTATGTATGGTTCCTTGGAGCCCAGGAGGCTAAAGGACTCCGTGGACAGAGGATACTAATGTCTGCCATTCCACGCTTCATTGACACTTCCAGAGAGCACGACCCACTTAAAATAACTCTTCAAGTTTCACATAAAGGATTGAAGATAATTCAA GGTTCTTCAAAGCATTTTATACCGCACAGTGCGATCACCTGTTCAATGCAAACGGATGATCTTGTAGCATGTATTCTTCTCCTATACAATCCAGCAACACGGTGTCCTCTACATGTGCATGCCTATAGATGTGACTCGGAAGGTACAGCTAAGGCTCTTCAACAGCAACTTCAAATATTGATCAATCGACCAGAAAATCAGAAACGATTCAATGAACTCGAATCGAG GTTGGGTCTCCCACAGATGATTCATGTATCCCCTAAGCTGTCCCCGAAAATATCTAATCCGATATATGGCCACCGTGTTGAATTGGAACATTCTACACATCCTTCGAAAACTTTTGTGCCTTCGGTAGGCAGTGATGACACCAGCAATCGTGAATCTGAATGTAGTGGGGAGCGCTCACCCATCAGTCCCATATGTTCAATGACTATAGGAGTACCAAAGACAACACTTTATGATTCTTTGGCGGCAGAATTGCGTGCCAAATTGAACGGAAAAGGCCCTCCCATACTGCTTCCGCCACGTGATTACGACACTGTGCACCGTTCAAAGGGAAATCTAGCAGCCACTGAACTTCGGCGGTGTCAAAACCAGTCGATTGTAGGTGGACCAGATTCTGGAAAGCAGGGTGTGTCCTCGCGTGGGTCTTCTGGCATTGGATCAGATCTAGCACCCAGTCCTGAGCGTCAGGATATACAAATATCTAGTG ATGATGATTGGACCAATGATCATCAagaatcaattattattatgcAGGCACCACGGAGACCTGCCCCAGATAATCTGACACCCATCGGATTGTCGACTCAGAGACCAATAACCACATATTTGTATCCCGACGAAGCTCCACGTAATGATCAGTTTGTTGACAATCACAATGTACTTCTCAAGCACCGAATAATTCCTTTAAAAGCACCGGCTGAAGAGCGACGAAGGAGTGATTCTTCACAATCACGTGAAGACGAGGTAAAACCAATTCTAACAAAAAATCGCCATCCATACAATGAGTCAACTCGGTTTCGAGAGGTATTTGATCAAGGTAAAAATTATGCtgtagagttaaaaaaaaaccaattctCTGAAGATGAAAAGGATGTCTtagaaaaagatgaaattgaGAGACCAGTAAGAAGGGTGTCTTCTacaaaaacaaaggaaattgattttaaatttag agAGAACCtgacagacaaacaaaaatatatggCAGAAAAATGTCGACAAAATTGTCATCGAGGAAGATTACGATCTGATCAAATGGACAATATGATTGAGAAGatggaaaatgtaaaatatcGTGAAGAGAAGCCACGTTATAAATTGCATTTGTCAGAAAAATCCAGTAATGCGAGTCGGGAAAAATCAGTAGAAATATCCAAGTACGGGGACTTTGCTGCAGAAGATGGAATTGAGAGAAATCCCTATCATGAGCTAGAAAGTCAGCCTTACCGGGAATCAATTGAGAAGATGATAAAGTCTCCAGTAATGCGATACAAATCCTTTGATGATTCTAAGTATCATCTTGAGATTATTCCCATGGAAGAAACATGGAATGACAAGAAAAGTTATTTATCGCAGAAACGCTATCATGAGGATGTCAAAATGTATCAGTATGCTCAAGAAGAGTTTAAGCCGAGTCGACGTGATTATGTAATTGAAGGAAAGAAGGTGTCTCCAAAAGAGCGTTTTTACAATGCTAGAGAGAAATTCAAAGCTATGGAATGTGGAGTTCATAAGCCAAGTCGTTCATATGATGTAATGGCATCCAAAAGGGAATCGCTCGATCCTTCTTCGAGGCACTCCTTACAGCATCTAAGATCGAGTCCAATACTTTGTAAGGACGACTGGAGTTCAGATGAAGATCTTTCATTGCAGAACATTTCTGTGCCGACATATCGCGATCATGAGCCACCCCGTATGATATCAAGAAATCTAGTAAAGGGATATCGCCACAGCTATGCCGAACCACGAAATCCAATGCCTCGTACCCCTTGTACCAGTGGACGCGTTGGCCTAGCCGCTGTTAATCATTATTGA